CGAAGGCTTTGATGCATCTCCAGGTATGATAGGGTTTATCGGTGTGTGTGATAGTTTGGAGAGGAGATCCTTGTTCAAAATAATGATAACCTACCTGCTCGTTTTTATATCCTGGTATATCTATTTGAACTCTGCCAATACTCCAGTAGTCTCCTACATCTCCTTGCTGTATTTGCATCTCCTGACTATGAGGCCATTTGCCATTGGAACTGCCTCCCTCACCAAAGGCATGGTAAAGTAGTCCGCTATCACGTGGTTTGCCTAATCTGGGCGCATGAGTATCTTCACCCCATTTGAACTTGAGTTTTAAATGATAGTTACCATAGATTTTGGTGGTTTCTAAAGTGCCGAAGGCCTGGCCACTCACACGGATTACTTTTTCTCCATCTAGTTCTACTACGCTGTAGACCTGCAGTGGATCGTTTCCCGTTCCGAAGGGTATGTAGTTGCCTTCAGAGTCTTTTTTGCAAGCCGAGCAGGGAGTGCTCGAATCGGGCGCATCTAGATAGGATTGCCAACCGTTCAGGTTTTTTCCATTCCATAGAGGAGTCCAGTCTTTGGTTTGACCGTGGCAAAGTGAAGATATAGTCAGAAGAATTGATAAAAGAATTAATCGCATTGGAATTCGGTTTGATTTGTGTTTTGATCAAAATGTTGTTCACATATTTCGATATCGGCTTCCATATTAGATCTTTTGATAAAGCCCATGGCTTTGATATTGACATTTTTGGCGGTGATGTTGGCATGACCTCCTCCTTGTTTGCCATTTGCACTTTCGTTCCAAAAATTGAACAAATAAGAATTGGGAGCGTCGATGGTTAGTCCATCAAATATGAGATTTTTGTCGTAGTAGCCTTTTCTAGCGTCTATGACTGCATTGCCTGTGTTACGCCTACCGAAATTTCCATAGACCTTAAGATTCTTGAACGTTCCAGTGGCTCCAGATCCATAATTACCCCAACCAAACTGGATGGGTACCGCATTTTGAATTAATTCAATGGTGGTGTTCTCAACATAGATATCATTGTACACCTTGATGATATCGTCTCCGCTGGAAAAAAAGCAGTTTTTGACAGTAGAGCCATTGGCTGCAGATATTCCGTCGCTATGATTATGATGTCCCCCGCGATTGTCAATTGCATCTACGCTATCAAGATGAATGATACAGCCATTTTTACCAGTAAAATGAAAACCAATTGGATTGATGGAAGTAAGATTTCGGATATGAAATTCAAAATCTCCTGATCCAAAGAAAGCAGAGTAAGGGACTGTTCCACCACCCGCATCCAAGTTGTGAAGTCTGAGTAAACCTGAAATAGGTGTGCCGTAGACCTTGGAGCTTTTTCTATCCTCACCTTCTATCGTTATGGTATGGGATACATGGAAATGGCCGACTACAGTTACCTCTTTGCCAATGATTATTTTACGAACTATGGAAGGAACCTTCCAGTAAATGTCTTTGAAATGGTCACGTTTGGGGAAATTGATCTGCCCGCTGCTGACAAAGGTTAGGATACAATTGTCTTCATCCCACATGATTGTACCAGAATAGGCTGATTTTAATTCATCAATACTGCTAGTTTGTATGAATTGACATATGGAAAACCATGAATAAAATAGGAGTCCAAAACAAATACTGAGTGCTTTCATAATAAGTTTAATAAATGTCGAATAGCTAATCTAGTTGATGACTTTTTAGGATAAGTAGTTGGTGAATATCTTAGGATGTTTCGACAAAAAAGTGGGATAAATGAGCAGCTATTGGGTGGGTTTTTAGTGGTTTCTTTGTTGATATGAAAATCAAATGTTTGGAATTAAATCCATAGATTCTTACACCTATCGTCCACGGTTTCAATTGTACAACTTGAAGAAAGACCCTCGGGAAACAAATAATTTGGTAGGTCTTCCTCAACATAGGGAGACACTACAATTGCTTCAACAAAAGTTGAGAAAATTCCAGGTAGAAACCAGCGATCCATGGGCAGTGAAATGGCAACATGAATAATAACTATATTTATCACTATGTATAAATCATCATTGCTTCTTCTTTGTTGCTGTATTCTACAAATTAAAGGCTTTGCTCAGCAATTCAATACCCTGGATTGTGAAGGTCAACCTCATGTGCGACATGAGGCTGGGGCTGTAGCGGT
This is a stretch of genomic DNA from Reichenbachiella ulvae. It encodes these proteins:
- a CDS encoding 3-keto-disaccharide hydrolase; this encodes MRLILLSILLTISSLCHGQTKDWTPLWNGKNLNGWQSYLDAPDSSTPCSACKKDSEGNYIPFGTGNDPLQVYSVVELDGEKVIRVSGQAFGTLETTKIYGNYHLKLKFKWGEDTHAPRLGKPRDSGLLYHAFGEGGSSNGKWPHSQEMQIQQGDVGDYWSIGRVQIDIPGYKNEQVGYHYFEQGSPLQTITHTDKPYHTWRCIKAFDNENKHGEWNEIELLCLEDQSIYVVNGRVVMRLFNSKMIDEEGNLLPLEKGKIILQSEGAEIFYKDIEIKSIENWPSAYK
- a CDS encoding sulfatase/phosphatase domain-containing protein, with amino-acid sequence MFGIKSIDSYTYRPRFQLYNLKKDPRETNNLVGLPQHRETLQLLQQKLRKFQVETSDPWAVKWQHE